A window of Argopecten irradians isolate NY chromosome 1, Ai_NY, whole genome shotgun sequence contains these coding sequences:
- the LOC138323438 gene encoding uncharacterized protein, translated as MQHLLLLLICGTCVTYSDAVDLASPEVFDAQFYLNNYPNLHIHQTPEAAKAHWLSTGLAAGLQGCGSFHSKQYVHRYPDLTQAFHSDYTAVVSHYLTSGISEHRLGYIDGGYEGRWTISNGKDLFISASKRMGGAIDSLVWNNKQMINMYDHGRELQMACNSDTYIECYNPTEAGGRDDSRHETTHTQIQSVRADGTTLETEVHPAFWLRPGTHETIATGKSNCHSGSPALTHQATYPYPFWKHVKIGVQGMSHAIEFMSNFTLAGDWPQDLHYIQMEAPAGYMSGEFTTGHRFNTKTLSLEDHGSNRDPPVLSTTDEQYAMGVYSPPGQDSDAFMYYGMALRLGGSSFTGSTNKWNVVFRKSRFTSGVHHQVYKTYICVGTLNMVTSCLRTLVQNIPHV; from the exons ATGCAGCACCTACTACTGTTGTTGATTTGTGGGACATGTGTAACATATTCTG ATGCTGTGGACTTGGCGTCACCTGAGGTCTTTGATGCTCAGTTTTACCTGAACAACTACCCTAATCTGCATATCCATCAAACACCAGAGGCAGCTAAAGCCCATTGGCTGTCGACCGGTCTAGCAGCGGGATTGCAAGGATGTGGCAGTTTCCATTCCAAACAATATGTCCATAG atatcCCGATTTGACCCAGGCGTTTCATAGCGACTACACAGCAGTAGTGAGCCACTACTTGACAAGCGGTATCAGCGAACATCGACTCGGATACATCGACGGAGGATACGAAGGCAGGTGGACAATCTCTAACGGGAAAGACCTGTTTATTAGCGCTTCTAAACGTATGGGAGGCGCCATAGACAGTCTTGTTTGGAACAACAAACAGATGATCAATATGTACGACCATGGGAGGGAATTACAAATGGCCTGCAATTCTGACACTTACATTGAGTGTTATAACCCGACGGAGGCTGGAGGTAGGGACGACTCTAGGCACGAGACAACCCACACCCAGATCCAGTCGGTAAGAGCTGATGGCACCACTCTGGAAACGGAG GTGCATCCAGCCTTCTGGCTACGACCTGGAACGCACGAGACGATCGCAACAGGCAAATCCAATTGCCACAGCGGAAGTCCGGCTTTGACCCACCAGGCAACGTACCCTTACCCATTCTGGAAACATGTGAAAATCGGTGTCCAGGGCATGTCACATGCAATTGAGTTTATGTCTAACTTCACACTTGCCGGGGATTGGCCACAAGACTTACATTATATTCAAATGGAAGCACCTGCTGGTTACATGTCCGGCGAGTTTACAACTGGCCATAGGTTTAACACCAAAACACTATCACTAGAGGATCACGGATCTAACAGAGATCCCCCAGTGCTTTCAACGACAGATGAGCAGTACGCTATGGGAGTGTATTCCCCGCCCGGTCAGGACAGTGATGCGTTCATGTATTACGGAATGGCCTTGAGACTAGGAGGGTCATCGTTTACCGGAAGCACCAACAAATGGAACGTCGTATTCCGGAAAAGCAGGTTTACTTCCGGTGTCCATCATCAGGTGTATAAAACCTATATTTGTGTTGGAACCCTCAATATGGTGACAAGTTGCTTACGTACGCTTGTCCAAAACATTCCACATGTGTAA